A section of the Sporomusaceae bacterium FL31 genome encodes:
- the eutV gene encoding Fis family transcriptional regulator, with translation MKPLSILLVEDEVLIRVDMKEMLERACHVVAAECGNGKRAVELARQVAPELVILDIMMPGMDGLEVAKCMHELNVPVVIVTAYGQPNFVKRAENVHVYGYVVKPLSEQNLLAAVQIAYGRWQEFCQVNQELKEIKEQLVSQKNIARARAIIQDRLGLSAQEAHKRLLREAMRNQVSVADIAGKIIKKTNKVK, from the coding sequence ATGAAACCGTTATCCATTCTATTAGTTGAAGATGAAGTGTTGATAAGAGTTGATATGAAAGAAATGCTGGAAAGAGCCTGTCATGTCGTAGCTGCCGAATGTGGTAATGGCAAACGGGCTGTTGAACTGGCCCGACAGGTTGCTCCGGAGCTGGTGATATTGGATATTATGATGCCGGGAATGGATGGGCTGGAAGTAGCTAAATGTATGCATGAGCTTAATGTTCCAGTGGTTATTGTAACAGCGTATGGACAACCTAATTTTGTCAAGCGAGCCGAAAATGTTCATGTCTACGGGTATGTGGTAAAACCGCTGTCTGAACAAAATTTACTGGCTGCTGTCCAAATCGCCTATGGGCGATGGCAGGAGTTTTGTCAGGTAAATCAAGAATTAAAGGAGATTAAGGAACAATTAGTCAGTCAAAAAAATATAGCGCGAGCCAGGGCAATCATTCAAGACCGATTAGGCCTTTCTGCCCAGGAAGCACATAAACGATTGCTTAGGGAAGCCATGCGCAATCAAGTATCGGTTGCGGACATAGCTGGAAAAATCATAAAAAAAACAAATAAAGTTAAATGA
- a CDS encoding membrane protein: MSLLCKEPQEKRLAPQAVIMMLVAVVVLWGMNVIMIKYLINYFPPLALAGIRIGIAAAFLMPVSLWCYGLVFPPRTSWLPICGVAFLSIFLHQMALSWGITATSATHSVLILGLNPLLTTLLASWLVNESLSFAKVSGALAGLSGILLIVVHRIDASISSLQGDGIVFIATLTYVLGSLCVKKSTASVPPLMVTAYSHLLGAAGLFVMGIGLNTEWMYEGAQATMPLAILVFSGLICTGLGTIWWNTGIHHVGASTAALFLNGQPIVGVFGSAVFLNEQLAWQHYTALVLVILGVSIGTGGMSKLVKLSPDRGIAKN; the protein is encoded by the coding sequence ATGAGTCTACTATGCAAAGAGCCTCAGGAAAAACGGTTAGCGCCGCAAGCGGTTATTATGATGCTGGTTGCAGTTGTTGTTCTATGGGGTATGAATGTCATTATGATTAAATACTTGATCAATTATTTTCCGCCCCTGGCCTTAGCTGGAATTCGAATTGGTATCGCGGCAGCTTTTCTCATGCCAGTAAGTCTATGGTGCTATGGGCTGGTTTTTCCGCCCCGTACTTCGTGGCTGCCGATTTGCGGGGTTGCTTTCTTATCAATATTTTTACACCAGATGGCGCTATCTTGGGGAATAACAGCAACAAGTGCTACCCATTCTGTGCTAATCCTAGGGCTCAACCCACTGTTGACTACTTTGCTTGCCAGCTGGCTGGTTAACGAATCATTAAGCTTTGCGAAAGTGAGTGGAGCATTAGCTGGGTTAAGCGGCATTTTATTAATTGTTGTTCACCGAATTGATGCCAGCATATCTAGTTTGCAGGGGGATGGCATTGTTTTTATTGCCACACTAACCTACGTTTTAGGCTCATTGTGTGTTAAGAAAAGTACAGCGTCAGTACCGCCGCTTATGGTAACAGCTTATAGTCATCTATTGGGGGCGGCGGGGTTGTTCGTGATGGGGATAGGACTAAATACAGAGTGGATGTATGAAGGTGCTCAGGCGACAATGCCGTTGGCAATTTTGGTGTTTTCCGGGCTGATTTGTACTGGCTTGGGAACAATTTGGTGGAATACCGGAATTCATCATGTCGGAGCCTCTACTGCTGCGTTATTTTTAAACGGTCAACCTATTGTAGGTGTGTTCGGTTCAGCAGTTTTTCTGAATGAACAGCTAGCCTGGCAGCATTATACAGCCTTAGTGCTGGTAATTTTGGGGGTAAGTATAGGTACGGGCGGTATGAGTAAGTTGGTTAAGCTTTCGCCCGATCGGGGGATTGCAAAGAACTGA
- a CDS encoding transcriptional regulator — protein MSTSDTQKVKITVADPSALGLLGLAMVTFVASSQKLGLTTGVSFVIPWAIFLGAIAQLIASLYDFKHNNIFGATAFGGYAFFWFGVASSWLIKLGVFGPALAAAADPKQLAFAFIGYLIFSLFMTIGSMETNKVLFSIFVLIDVLLLTLAIDTYAANHTAHLIAAWSELLISLISFYGSAAVVLNHHFGKPFLPVGKPFGIFK, from the coding sequence TTGAGTACTAGTGATACACAAAAGGTAAAAATTACTGTGGCAGACCCTTCAGCATTGGGCTTACTCGGACTCGCAATGGTTACATTTGTTGCTTCATCTCAAAAATTAGGACTAACAACCGGGGTGTCCTTTGTCATTCCCTGGGCAATTTTTCTAGGTGCGATTGCTCAACTGATTGCTAGCTTGTATGATTTCAAACACAACAATATTTTTGGCGCAACTGCATTTGGTGGATATGCGTTTTTCTGGTTTGGTGTAGCTAGCAGCTGGTTAATTAAGCTAGGTGTCTTTGGTCCTGCATTGGCTGCGGCTGCTGATCCCAAACAATTAGCTTTTGCATTTATTGGTTATTTAATTTTCTCTTTGTTTATGACAATTGGTTCAATGGAAACAAATAAAGTTCTTTTCTCTATTTTTGTTCTTATTGATGTTTTACTGCTCACCTTAGCAATTGATACCTATGCGGCTAATCATACTGCCCATCTTATTGCAGCATGGTCTGAACTGTTGATTTCTTTAATTTCTTTTTATGGTTCAGCTGCAGTTGTATTAAATCATCATTTTGGTAAGCCATTCTTACCAGTAGGTAAACCTTTCGGCATCTTTAAATAA
- the mutT gene encoding 7,8-dihydro-8-oxoguanine-triphosphatase codes for MKQVTAALLLKEGKILIARRPENDDLANCWEFPGGKIEEGETPEACLIREMKEELNIDVNIGSFFVESIFHYQQGTIQLLSYWITWHSGELKPIVHSEVAWVDRDELINYEFAPADIPIVKRLLVTDFFNKMD; via the coding sequence ATGAAACAAGTAACGGCAGCTTTACTGCTCAAAGAGGGAAAAATACTGATCGCTAGACGTCCAGAAAACGACGATTTAGCTAATTGCTGGGAGTTTCCCGGTGGCAAGATCGAGGAAGGAGAAACTCCTGAGGCCTGCTTGATCCGTGAAATGAAAGAAGAGCTGAATATTGATGTCAATATTGGTAGTTTTTTTGTGGAGAGCATATTTCATTATCAGCAAGGAACTATCCAGTTACTATCCTATTGGATAACGTGGCACAGCGGGGAGTTGAAGCCAATTGTTCATTCGGAAGTCGCCTGGGTAGATCGGGATGAACTTATAAACTATGAATTTGCACCAGCCGATATACCGATTGTAAAACGTTTATTAGTAACTGATTTCTTCAACAAAATGGATTAG
- a CDS encoding radical SAM domain protein, with the protein MKISKNDALIWFDFFSQMPEDEEISVKHEEIIYATFAQIEAAIDHRNELLMSEIKGLKTLENRTLYVGNENKFAQGCRSCLLGTGLSAVRKTNKCNLECKFCYNYGELEAIHPVGEGMWEIGGTKFYEKDIDLLLSIHQKPTGISYVYLEPFMEIEKYYSIIKKFSDAQIHQHLYTNGTLATEETLKALGEAGLNEIRFNLGASNCSDKVIKNIGLAKKYIQSVGIETPMTPEFSEVFFKKKQAIFETKLDFINCAELHLNENNIYNYYGENMYISRHGYISPIWSRELTLKFMKIAVEENWDLAVHDCSNYTKFARSLNLSSKTGMWFGASNYACEFSMIPYEIFIPILNDDNIQFLNEEELPDGYKPEFIDF; encoded by the coding sequence ATGAAAATTTCAAAAAATGATGCGTTGATATGGTTTGATTTCTTTTCACAAATGCCTGAGGATGAGGAAATTAGTGTAAAACATGAAGAAATTATTTACGCTACTTTTGCGCAAATTGAGGCAGCAATTGATCATAGAAATGAACTATTGATGTCAGAAATTAAAGGTTTAAAAACTTTGGAAAATAGAACTTTATATGTGGGCAATGAAAACAAGTTTGCTCAAGGCTGTCGTTCCTGTCTGTTAGGTACTGGGTTAAGTGCCGTTAGGAAAACGAACAAATGTAATTTAGAATGTAAGTTCTGTTATAATTATGGTGAACTAGAAGCTATTCATCCAGTTGGTGAAGGAATGTGGGAAATTGGTGGTACAAAGTTTTACGAGAAGGATATTGATTTGCTTCTTTCCATTCACCAAAAACCCACTGGCATTTCCTACGTTTATTTAGAGCCATTCATGGAAATTGAAAAATATTATTCGATTATAAAGAAATTTAGTGATGCACAAATCCATCAACATTTATACACAAATGGCACGTTGGCTACTGAAGAAACATTGAAAGCATTGGGGGAAGCCGGTCTTAATGAGATCCGTTTCAACCTAGGTGCTTCTAATTGTTCGGATAAAGTCATAAAGAATATTGGCTTAGCGAAAAAATATATTCAAAGTGTGGGGATTGAAACCCCAATGACTCCTGAGTTTTCTGAAGTATTTTTTAAGAAAAAGCAAGCAATTTTTGAAACCAAACTCGATTTTATCAATTGTGCGGAATTACATTTAAATGAAAATAACATCTACAATTATTACGGGGAGAATATGTATATTTCCAGGCATGGCTATATATCGCCAATTTGGAGTAGGGAATTAACTTTGAAATTCATGAAAATAGCTGTGGAAGAAAACTGGGATTTAGCAGTTCATGATTGCTCAAACTACACAAAGTTTGCAAGAAGTTTAAATTTGAGCAGTAAAACAGGTATGTGGTTCGGAGCCAGTAATTATGCCTGTGAATTTTCTATGATCCCATACGAAATATTTATACCAATACTGAATGATGACAATATCCAATTTTTAAATGAAGAAGAATTACCTGACGGCTATAAACCAGAATTTATAGATTTTTAG
- a CDS encoding sensor histidine kinase, protein MAEQGSVLRQLCLQYTNLSIADIDELETMAAKLNFIAELTGTDIFIDAMSHNGVDAIVLAWAYSVGSLYRSSVVGEMAYAISEPAVYRAFSTGKIVRNIRGVSQEGVPIAQTVVPLLNIAGNMIGVLIMEKDISAEIHQEEQVEFLSRTAEYLSQTLMAFTTTGWGWEEWLGNGIFVLNHKGQVTYTNKHAARLSGVFGGVDARGSNLITALSFDSVHDLVEGLKSPRNFEFGDSCYMFQAHPLVTAGELSGCVISLQDITELRQKERELDMQSAIIQEINHRVKNTLQNVVSLLRLQMHRSKFKTVQQEFTACINRILSIARVHEVFAYQPWDCINLQELAEYILTKVVESHVLPGQKIKTLVQGQNIIIPAGQAVPVGLVLNELIINGLKHGIKLASYGEIHIYVEEKEQIVYLSVFNNGCEVLPAYDIVKNKLGLYIVRLLICEQLGGSFNLLHEEGWTIARVSFPVCSKEEA, encoded by the coding sequence ATGGCTGAGCAAGGATCTGTGCTTCGTCAATTATGCTTGCAATATACTAATTTGTCTATCGCTGATATTGATGAGTTGGAAACTATGGCTGCCAAACTAAACTTTATTGCTGAACTGACAGGGACTGATATTTTTATTGATGCGATGAGCCATAATGGCGTGGATGCTATTGTTTTAGCATGGGCATACTCTGTTGGATCATTATATCGTAGTAGTGTTGTTGGTGAAATGGCTTACGCGATAAGCGAACCAGCCGTATACCGGGCTTTTTCCACAGGGAAAATAGTCCGGAATATTCGCGGCGTAAGTCAAGAGGGAGTGCCAATCGCTCAGACCGTAGTGCCTTTGCTGAATATTGCCGGCAATATGATTGGTGTGCTGATTATGGAGAAGGATATTTCAGCCGAAATTCATCAGGAAGAGCAGGTAGAGTTTTTAAGCCGGACTGCTGAGTATTTAAGCCAGACGTTGATGGCATTCACTACAACTGGATGGGGCTGGGAAGAGTGGCTGGGAAACGGAATTTTTGTGTTGAATCATAAAGGTCAGGTTACTTATACCAACAAGCATGCCGCACGATTGTCAGGTGTTTTTGGTGGAGTAGATGCACGGGGAAGCAATCTTATAACCGCATTGTCTTTCGATTCGGTACACGATTTGGTTGAAGGTTTGAAAAGTCCGCGGAACTTTGAGTTTGGTGACTCATGTTATATGTTTCAGGCTCATCCATTAGTTACTGCGGGTGAACTTAGTGGTTGCGTTATATCACTGCAGGATATAACCGAGCTGCGGCAAAAAGAGCGTGAACTGGATATGCAAAGTGCAATTATTCAAGAGATCAACCATCGTGTAAAAAATACGCTGCAAAATGTCGTTTCCTTATTGCGCCTCCAAATGCATCGATCAAAGTTTAAAACAGTGCAGCAGGAATTTACAGCATGTATTAATCGAATTTTGTCGATAGCCAGAGTCCATGAAGTTTTTGCGTATCAGCCGTGGGATTGTATTAATCTGCAGGAATTAGCCGAATATATTTTGACTAAAGTTGTGGAAAGTCATGTTTTGCCTGGACAGAAGATTAAAACACTGGTTCAGGGGCAAAATATTATCATTCCGGCCGGACAAGCTGTACCTGTTGGTCTGGTATTGAATGAATTGATTATAAATGGCCTGAAACATGGAATTAAGCTGGCTTCTTATGGTGAAATTCATATATATGTTGAAGAAAAAGAGCAAATTGTCTATTTGTCGGTATTCAATAACGGCTGTGAAGTGCTTCCGGCTTATGACATAGTCAAGAATAAACTTGGTTTGTATATTGTCCGGTTGCTAATCTGTGAACAACTCGGCGGAAGTTTCAACCTGCTGCATGAAGAGGGATGGACTATCGCACGGGTTTCGTTTCCGGTATGCAGTAAGGAGGAAGCCTAA